ACTGGATAAACGCCACGATGAACAATGCACGATTGTTGCCGTTTGGGCTGTACGACCAGTGGGTGCCGGCGTTTGCGGCGCTATTCAAGCAAGAGGGGGGGGATTGGGTGAGGTTTTATGCAAAAGTCGAGAAGCTAGGTGCGTTGACCATCGATCAGCGGAAGACGGCGCTACGTAAACTGGTGGAGAAATAAGTCTGTGGCGAGGGAGCTTGCTCCCGCTGGGCCGCGAAGCGGCCCCAGACTATTTTCCAGATAGACATCGTCGATGATTGGCGGCTGCTACGCAGCCGAACGGGAGCAAGCTCCCTCGCCAAATCAACCCTGCAAAAACGCCTGATGCAGCTCTTCCAGCGTTTCGAAATGATAGGCCGGAGCTTCAGCGCTCAACTCTTCCCGACTGCCAAAACCGTACCCCACCGCCGCCGCATCCAGCCCGTTGCTGCGTGCACCGATCAAATCGTGTTTGCGATCGCCAATCATCAGGGTATGGGCCGGGTCCAGGCCTTCTTCGGCGATCAAGTGCGCGATCAGCTCGACTTTATTGGTTCGGGTGCCGTCGAGTTCGCTGCCGTAAATCACTTTGAAGTGTTTGGCGAAATCGAAATGCCGGGCGATCTCACGGGCGAATACCCAAGGTTTGGAGGTCGCGATGAACAGCTGCCGTCCTTGTCCGCCAAGGGTTTCCAATAGCGGTGTAACACCGTCGAACACGCGGTTTTCATACAGCCCGGTGACTTTGAAGCGTTCGCGATAGAAATTCACCGCGTCCCAGGCCTTCGGCTCGTCGAAGTCATAGAACTGCATGAACGCCTGCAACAATGGCGGACCGATGAAGTGTTCGAGCTTGGTCAGGTCGGGTTCATCGATACCCAGTTTACTCAAAGCAAACTGAATCGAGCGTGTGATGCCTTCGCGTGGGTCGGTCAGGGTGCCATCGAGGTCGAACAAAACGGTTTGGTAATGCATGAAAATTCCTGAGCAGTAGCGGGACACTTCAGATCTGGTCGTAGCCTTCGGCCAGATGCAGATCCTTGAGCTTCACGTAGTTCGCCGCGCTGTAGGTGAAAAAGGCTTGCTCCTTGTCCGACAGCGGCCGAATCTGCTTCACCGGACTACCGACATAAAGGAAACCGCTTTCCAGGCGTTTGCCGGGCGGCACCAGACTACCGGCACCGATAATTACGTCATCCGCAACCACGGCGCCATCCATGACGATGCTGCCCATGCCGATCAGCACCCGGCTACCCACGGTGCAACCATGCAACATGACTTTGTGCGCGATGGTCACGTCATCGCCGATCAGCAACGGGAAACCGTCAGGGTTGAACGGCCCGGCGTGGGTGATGTGCAACACGCAGCCATCCTGCACGCTGGTGCGCGCACCGATGCGGATACGGTGCATGTCGCCGCGAATCACCGTCAGTGGCCACACTGAGCTGTCTTCGCCGACCTCGACATCACCGATCACCACCGCCGAACGGTCGACAAAAACGCCTTTGCCGAGCAAGGGTGTGTGGTTCTGATACTTGCGAAGGTTCACGATAGGGTTTCTCTCTGTTGCTGATAGCTGCGGTGAACGTCGATTGTAATTAAGATGGCCGCATGTTTCTTCCAGCCAAGGTGCCAACCGTGAGCGTGAACAACCCTCTTTTGCAGTCCTACGACCTGCCGCCGTTCTCCGCGATCCGTGCCGAGCATGTGCAACCGGCCATTGAACAGATCCTGGCTGACAACCGCGCCGCCATTATCGAGATCCTCAAGACCCAAGGCAAACAGCCAACGTGGGCCGGTCTGGTACTGGCGATGGACGAACTCAACGACCGCCTGGGCGCCGCGTGGAGCCCGGTCAGCCATCTGAACGCCGTGTGCAACAGCGCCGAATTGCGCGAAGCCTACGAGTCTTGCCTGCCAGCACTGAGCGCCTATTCCACCGAACTCGGCCAGAATCGGGAACTCTTCCAAGCCTTCGAAGCCCTGGCGAACAGTCCGGAAGCTGCCGGATTCGATGTAGCGCAGAAAACTATCCTGGAACACTCCCTGCGGGACTTCCGTCTGTCGGGTATTGACCTGCCGGAAGCCGAGCAAAAGCGCTACGCCGAAGTGCAGAGCAAATTGTCCGAACTGGGCAGCCGCTTCTCCAATCAATTG
The Pseudomonas sp. MYb327 DNA segment above includes these coding regions:
- a CDS encoding HAD family hydrolase; translated protein: MHYQTVLFDLDGTLTDPREGITRSIQFALSKLGIDEPDLTKLEHFIGPPLLQAFMQFYDFDEPKAWDAVNFYRERFKVTGLYENRVFDGVTPLLETLGGQGRQLFIATSKPWVFAREIARHFDFAKHFKVIYGSELDGTRTNKVELIAHLIAEEGLDPAHTLMIGDRKHDLIGARSNGLDAAAVGYGFGSREELSAEAPAYHFETLEELHQAFLQG
- a CDS encoding gamma carbonic anhydrase family protein, translated to MNLRKYQNHTPLLGKGVFVDRSAVVIGDVEVGEDSSVWPLTVIRGDMHRIRIGARTSVQDGCVLHITHAGPFNPDGFPLLIGDDVTIAHKVMLHGCTVGSRVLIGMGSIVMDGAVVADDVIIGAGSLVPPGKRLESGFLYVGSPVKQIRPLSDKEQAFFTYSAANYVKLKDLHLAEGYDQI